The genomic window GAAAGATAGATAAGAGGTGAAAGgaagaggaagacctaagaagaccatccatgaatTAGTCAAATGAGATCTATATGTAATCGGTCTCTTTTTAGACATGATACGTGACAGAATTTAACAACATTATTTGATTCATGTAGTCAACCCCACATAGTGGGACAAGAGTTTGTTGCGGTTATTGTATCATATCAAATAATAGTGTGGTGCACTAGTGCTGCGCTTGGATTTCACACATCAGACAATGATCtctacttaaaaaattttaatttactgaAAGTGTACATTAAAGTAAAATTATTTGAATTTAATAAAAGTAAAACGACTAataataattgattattttaatgaaaaatgttatgattatttacattttttataaataatagtataagaatttaattttaatatccaATATAAAAAAATCATACATAATCATATGATTAAATTCATGAATTTAAATATAcatattaagaaattaatatattttttatatttatcatATATATGAGTTGACACTTGGACATTAGTTAGtctttcatatcttttattaaaaatattagctcatatatagtattttttaaataataagttaaaagttaattaatttttattgataTAATAACATACAATTGAtatcagtttaattttttttttcactataaATAAATTTTGTTACCACTTTCACATTGTGAATAATCTTACTAAAAACATCACTGGCGCACTGCTactgataaataataatcacTGCCAGCAGCCCAGCAAAGCCTAAtggaatttttttaaattagtgcATGTATCATGTATGTATTCAGTATTCACGACAAAGAGATGTATGTATTTCTATTGTATTGTAATCCCTTTTGCATAATTGGAATATAGTATGAtacaacaaaatatttttttatttatgtatgaATGTAAGACANNNNNNNNNNNNNNNNNNNNNNNNNNNNNNNNNNNNNNNNNNNNNNNNNNNNNNNNNNNNNNNNNNNNNNNNNNNNNNNNNNNNNNNNNNNNNNNNNNNNNNNNNNNNNNNNNNNNNNNNNNNNNNNNNNNNNNNNNNNNNNNNNNNNNNNNNNNNNNNNNNNNNNNNNNNNNNNNNNNNNNNNNNNNNNNNNNNNNNNNNNNNNNNNNNNNNNNNNNNNNNNNNNNNNNNNNNNNNNNNNNNNNNNNNNNNNNNNNNNNNNNNNNNNNNNNNNNNNNNNNNNNNNNNNNNNNNNNNNNNNNNNNNNNNNNNNNNNNNNNNNNNNNNNNNNNNNNNNNNNNNNNNNNNNNNNNNNNNNNNNNNNNNNNNNNNNNNNNNNNNNNNNNNNNNNNNNNNNNNNNNNNNNNNNNNNNNNNNNNNNNNNNNNNNNNNNNNNNNNNNNNNNNNNNNNNNNNNNNNNNNNNNNNNNNNNNNNNNNNNNNNNNNNNNNNNNNNNNNNNNNNNNNNNNNNNNNNNNNNNNNNNNNNNNNNNNNNNNNNNNNNNNNNNNNNNNNNNNNNNNNNNNNNNNNNNNNNNNNNNAAAGTAAGATAAATGAATTTagattcttaattaattaacaaattattattaaattttaaaatttaaaaaataagaatttgCATGTAACTCTATTGTTCATTCATACAGTTATTTTATTGTCTCACGTCTGCTATTTACCATACATCTTTAATATTCGGTTCACCAGTCACCACCACAACTCGACATTGTCGCCAGAAATAGCTGTTCAGACGCAACAGAACGCTGTCGTCCCTCTCACGTCGTTCAGACGCAGCAGAACGCCGTTGTCCCTCCACTCCTTGCAGACGCAATCGAATGTAGCTCTCTCTCACACACGTGCCGTCGCAGTTGTAGTCGTTGCCTCCGCACCGCTCTCAGACGCGGCCATAGCTGCACCCCTATCCGTTTCCTTCATTGTTCTGTTGTTGTTGTCTCTTGATCACTGTTCACAATGGCTGCTGTTAGAAGTTCCAAGTTCATTATTGTGGTTGGTGTTGTAGGCGTGGTATTGGTatatggatggttatttttattttaatttggatGTTTAGTTTTTTAGATTGGATTTAAGTATatataattaaatcatactagatgttcattttactagatATGCGAATAgtcaatttcatttttaattaTATGTTTAGTTTTTTTGCCGATGAGAGGGCTAGGTAGAGAAAAAGCGATGACGTTGATCCTTGTTGCGAGAAACGGATTAACGCCAACTAGTGCGACCAATAAAAAATGGAGTGCCTCCGATAAGAGAGTTTGAGAGTGTAGTGTTGCGATGGTCATCAGGATAAAAAAGGGATGGTTAAAGATTAAAATGTGAAAAATAGGAATTTCCAAGTTACAGCTAGTTGTTTACATTGTTCACAATATTTATTGTCTATCTATTAGAGCCGATAACATGCAGTCAACTTTACGTGAAATTGATACTTGAGAaccgttaaataatttgactaaatttttatctaacgactctcagctTCACataaagtcgacttcacctgagtttttaccTCGTTATAATTGTATGTATGAGAATCATATGATCCATGTGGGTATATAAGCAAGGTTGAGGCCAATACAAATGGGCCCCAAGACGGTGGGTTTTCACTCTCACCTGAATGCTCCGCACCGTTTTCAACTGGCATGTGCAAATTACAATTGTATTATTATATGGAGGAAACGGCGTCGTATTTGCAGTGCAGTTAGTGGACGGGGTCCAATTATAAATAGCGGTGCACGTGGCGGGACACTTGACGGCGACGCAACCGCAAACCGTCAAGACTGAAGACACTTGGTAAATGGAATTTCTCTCGAAGCTGCTTTCATGCTCCATCACCGATAACTGCGCCTCTCTCTCCGGTCCCCTTCTATGCAACCCTAACGTGATCACATGCCACTTCACCTTCACTCCCCCATATTAACTATGAAGTATTAACCCAAACCATTTACTCTACTCTTCAATCTTATTTTATATCCAAAAGCGAGGTTAAAACAGGTTTGGTACAGTAATACTGTAATAgtagaatagagtagtagaatgTTATGCAGGGGTAGAGAACATGGATAGGCAACTCAATGGAAGCCACATGTCAATGAATATCTGGCATGATGAGTGTCGGTTGCCCCTGGCACCCAGTAAAAGTCCTTGACACGTGTCTCTCTCTTCCTCAtcaatcaacatcatcatcatccaccaTATGTATCCTTTATCTCTGCTACTTTCCCTCAACTCACTGCATACTAGACTAGCAAACTCCACATACAAGCCCTCCGCCACTAACAACTCATTTCTCATGCTTCCCCATTCATCGGAACCCCACAGAAGACCCAAATCTCCCGAACTCTCCGATCCCAAATCCACCTTCTCCGCCCTCACCGCCGCCCTCATACACCTCCTCTCTCCTAGAAACCCTCGTTCATGGATTCTCTACATCATCCTCTTCCTCCAGATCCTCCTCCTCTCCAACCTCCGTAGCTTCCCCTACCCTGACGCCTTCCTTCACCCATCTACACTTCTCCATAACTCAACCAACGCCCACCATCCCTACCTCTCTATTCCTGCAAACGCTGTCGTTCAACAACCCACACTCCCCCAAAACGAAGTCATCGAGAACACCTCACTCGACCAATGCGGCTCCGGAAGGGTTTTCGTCTACGACCTCCCCAGAACCTTCAACAAAGAAATTCTCGAGAATTGCGACAACCTCAACCCGTGGAGCTCCCGCTGCGTCGCCCTCGCAAACGATGGACTCGGCCAGAGCGCTGCCGGTCTTGCCGGAATCGTGCCGGAGGATCTCCTTCCGGCGTGGTACTGGACGGACCAATTCGTGTCGGAAATAATCTTCCACAGGAGGATGCTCCACCACAAGTGCAGGGTAACGGAGCCAGAATTGGCTACGGCATTTTACATCCCCTTCTACGCTGGACTCGCGGTTGGGAAGTACCTATGGTCAAACACATCAACAGCAAAGGATCGCGATCATCACTGTGACATGATGCTGACGTGGCTCAATGATCAACCCTATTACAAGAAATCCAACGGCTGGGATCACTTCATCACCATGGGGCGCATCACATGGGATTTTCGAAGGTCCAAGGACCAAGACTGGGGTTCAAGCTGCATCTACAAGACAGGGATGAGGAACGTCACGCGCCTCCTCATCGAGCGTAACCCTTGGGACTACTTCGACGTCGGTATTCCCTATCCTACCGGATTTCACCCCCGATTCGACTCTGATGTAACTCGCTGGCAGCAGTTCGTCCGCGATTGCCGCCGCAGCTCGCTCTTCTGTTTCGC from Arachis ipaensis cultivar K30076 chromosome B09, Araip1.1, whole genome shotgun sequence includes these protein-coding regions:
- the LOC107617471 gene encoding xyloglucan galactosyltransferase XLT2 → MYPLSLLLSLNSLHTRLANSTYKPSATNNSFLMLPHSSEPHRRPKSPELSDPKSTFSALTAALIHLLSPRNPRSWILYIILFLQILLLSNLRSFPYPDAFLHPSTLLHNSTNAHHPYLSIPANAVVQQPTLPQNEVIENTSLDQCGSGRVFVYDLPRTFNKEILENCDNLNPWSSRCVALANDGLGQSAAGLAGIVPEDLLPAWYWTDQFVSEIIFHRRMLHHKCRVTEPELATAFYIPFYAGLAVGKYLWSNTSTAKDRDHHCDMMLTWLNDQPYYKKSNGWDHFITMGRITWDFRRSKDQDWGSSCIYKTGMRNVTRLLIERNPWDYFDVGIPYPTGFHPRFDSDVTRWQQFVRDCRRSSLFCFAGAPRRTFRNDFRGLLLSQCRDSGESCRAVNCSGSRCSNGTSAIMEAFLESDFCLQPRGDSFTRRSIFDCMVAGSIPVFFWRRSAYFQYEWFLPAEPGSYSVYIDRNAVKNGTSVKAVLESYSKEEVRKMREKVIEYIPRLVYAKSNNGLEGMKDAFDVAIEGVFRRFRDQEDLSFSKWR